The DNA segment TGCTCGCGGTTTTCTGCCGCCCAAAGTGTCTCTTCGTTCACTGGGACAGCCTACTGGGCATACGATCAGTGAAGAATTGTCCGCCAGTGCAGGAGGGTACCGATGGGGTTGGCAGCAAGGGGTTGGCACGGCGTCGTCGCGTTGATCGGTTTGGTGGGCCTCGGCGCCCAGGTTGTCGCCCTGATCAACGGGGAAAACTACTCGGTACTCGGGCCCGCCATGTCCTGGTGGAACTTCTTCAGCTACTTCACCATCCTCAGCAATATCCTGGTCCTCGTGATCAACGCGGACCTCGCCCTCCACCCGTCCGGCCGTTCGTCAACGCTGTGGCGGGTGCTGCGGCTGAACGCCGTCGTCAATATCTCGGTCACCGGGCTGATCGCCTTCACGCTGTTGCGGCGTCTCCCGGAGGTGCAGGCACTGGTGGGCCTGGGCCGGCTCTCCGACACCCTGCTTCACTATGTGGTGCCGATCCTGACGGTGCTCGGGTGGCTCTTGTTCGGCCCCCGGCCGTGCTTCACCATCCAGGCGGTCTGGCTCTCGCTGGTTTTCCCGGGGGTCTGGCTGGTCTACACGCTCCTGCGCGGGGCGGCGGTCACCTGGTACCCGTACCCCTTTGTCGACCTGAGGATCATCGACCCGCTGGAAGTGCTGATCAACTGTGTGTTCATCGGAGCCATGTTCGTGGGATTCGGCTTCGCCGCGCTGCAGATCGACAACCGAATGAAACCGAAATTCTTCAGGGAGGACTCCAATGTCTGACGCAATCGCCTGGCCGGCGGCCCCGCCCCTGGTCAGTTGGCCCATCATGGATCAGGCGTGGCTGGACGCCGTCTTCTTGCACTGGCGGATCCCGGTGGAGACAGCCGCAGGCTTCATGCCGCCCGGGACCGAACCCGACGTGTTCGACGGCGACGCGTGGGTGGGGCTGATCGGGTTTCGGATGG comes from the Arthrobacter sp. CAN_C5 genome and includes:
- a CDS encoding Pr6Pr family membrane protein, with product MGLAARGWHGVVALIGLVGLGAQVVALINGENYSVLGPAMSWWNFFSYFTILSNILVLVINADLALHPSGRSSTLWRVLRLNAVVNISVTGLIAFTLLRRLPEVQALVGLGRLSDTLLHYVVPILTVLGWLLFGPRPCFTIQAVWLSLVFPGVWLVYTLLRGAAVTWYPYPFVDLRIIDPLEVLINCVFIGAMFVGFGFAALQIDNRMKPKFFREDSNV